One genomic window of Daphnia pulex isolate KAP4 chromosome 10, ASM2113471v1 includes the following:
- the LOC124203612 gene encoding TM2 domain-containing protein CG11103-like: MVHYSRAASRIVLVLIFITCFNILGVLTVDDNLEFGNNDSSVYTPHGPLVLCHFLSLDFVDCDEPVDLKGNKTAKDELGFGCLKMGGQRYEDVEKTKVECTVLPGIECYGERKFLKDGFPCVKYTGHYFTTTLIYSILLGFLGIDRFCLGQTGTAVGKLLTLGGVGIWWIVDIVLLVSGGLTPEDGSNWVPYM; the protein is encoded by the exons ATGGTTCATTACAGTCGAGCCGCGTCTAGGATTGTCCTAGTTCTAATTTTCATCACCTGCTTTAATATTTTGGGTGTCTTGACTGTTGACGACAACTTGGAATTTGGGAATAATGACAGTTCAGTCTATACCCCTCATGGGCCACTGGTCCTGTGCCATTTTTT GTCCTTGGATTTCGTGGATTGTGACGAACCTGTAGACTTGAAAGGGAACAAGACAGCCAAAGATGAACTAGGGTTTGGATGCTTAAAG ATGGGAGGCCAAAGGTATGAAGATGTTGAAAAGACCAAGGTGGAATGTACTGTGCTTCCTGGCATTGAATGCTATGGTGAGCGAAAGTTTCTAAAGGACGGTTTTCCTTGTGTCAA ataTACTGGCCACTATTTTACAACCACTTTGATCTACAGTATCCTGTTGGGATTTCTGGGCATTGACCGATTCTGTTTGGGTCAGACTGGCACTGCAGTTGGAAAACTTTTAACTCTGGGAGGAGTAGGCATCTGGTGGATCGTTGATATTGTTCTGCTGGTCAGCGGCGGACTGACCCCGGAAGACGGTTCAAACTGGGTTCCTTACATGTAA
- the LOC124203613 gene encoding calcineurin B homologous protein 1-like has product MGNHSSLLLREEEIETIQQETGFTPNQIERLYSRFTSLDKGDNGFLCREDFHRIPELAINPLGDRIVNAFFCESGSEDQLNFRQFMKVLAHFRPVKKDKENKLNSREGKLRFAFQMYDTDNDEQISKEELLGVLQMMVGDNISEEQLVSIAERTIVEADKDGDQMISFQEFCTALERTDVEQKMSIRFLN; this is encoded by the exons ATGGGGAACCACTCTTCACTGTTGTTGAGGgaggaagaaattgaaactaTTCAGCAAGAGACTGGCTTCACACCCAACCAGATTGAACGTCTCTACAGCAGATTCACCAGCCTTGATAAGGGCGACAATGGATTTTTGTGCAGGGAAGATTTCCACCGAATCCCAGAGTTAGCCATCAATCCTTTAG GTGACCGAATTGTCAATGCCTTCTTCTGCGAGTCTGGTTCAGAAGACCAATTGAATTTCAGACAATTCATGAAGGTGTTGGCCCACTTCCGACCAGTGAAGAAAGACAAGGAGAACAAGCTGAATTCTAGGGAAGGCAAGCTCAGATTTGCCTTTCAAATGTACGACACGGACAACGACGAGCAAATTTCCAAGGAAGAATTGCTGGGTGTTCTTCAAATGATGGTTGGAGACAACATCAG TGAGGAACAGCTGGTTAGCATCGCGGAAAGGACTATTGTCGAGGCCGATAAGGATGGTGACCAAATGATTTCATTCCAGGAGTTCTGCACCGCTCTGGAACGAACGGATGTGGAGCAGAAAATGTCCATCCGCTTTTTGAATTGA
- the LOC124203601 gene encoding uncharacterized protein LOC124203601: protein MRWLICLSLMIAVHQCRHLPHEERRQSKRQGLVAHRHAGRRKHTDDAGPSTMDLVVEGPDQEWSDDEYQPVVLKLEVHFAAPKRKQLQQQQQPKKKKNNQRGGAVTTTTTWNQTNFSTGSSGFIHLFLPISMTVAAAADSVAAPLRTSTTSVRPVPAATAAAPVSGAEMTVTQRPTGQTFKRVNTNNKKKKKKKKAKRKKKKNNNKIHQQPIDESSSSNTMDSAVGDVTASVVDQRYKPMQASPSNRLMPLLLHDDGIPPMLNSLSSDETQQWARWLRCTLCLKNDRKQTDEESALCQLQNVECRQANVTAENELTTSGCQESDTCSQWQRCENGHEIPTLFAALPPCPCTYPTGLVYNDRVWDPLNRHHYRWREISLQSERVDIYRPGAAYCIRSLSVVPKMTLSSQQCCYDDRRRLLTRGWAAGTPALVSPEASVHLSRVTERLPWLACKGDFSRYHLQRPPDNRLNCSVNPSDEEYQRQVLLATNY from the exons ATGCGTTGGTTGATTTGTCTGTCGTTGATGATCGCCGTTCATCAGTGCCGCCATTTACCCCACGAGGAAAGACGTCAATCGAAG CGGCAAGGACTTGTGGCTCATCGACATGCCGGTCGGAGGAAACATACCGATGATGCTGGTCCATCCACCATGGACTTGGTGGTGGAGGGACCAGACCAGGAATGGTCGGATGACGAATACCAGCCGgttgttttgaaattggaAGTTCATTTCGCCGCTCCCAAGCGGAAacagttgcagcagcagcagcagccaaagaagaagaagaacaaccaACGAGGAGGAGCggttacaacaacaacaacatggaaTCAAACCAACTTTTCGACTGGCTCATCTGGTTTCATCCACCTCTTCCTGCCCATTTCCATGACTGTCGCCGCTGCAGCCGACTCGGTTGCTGCTCCCCTACGGACGTCAACGACGTCCGTCCGACCAGTTCCTGCTGCGacggctgctgctcctgtttcCGGAGCGGAAATGACGGTGACTCAGCGTCCGACTGGGCAGACTTTCAAGAGGGTGaacaccaacaacaagaaaaagaagaagaagaagaaagccaaacgcaaaaagaagaagaataacaacAAGATCCATCAGCAGCCGATTGATGAGAGCAGTAGCAGCAACACAATGGATTCGGCAGTCGGTGACGTCACGGCGTCGGTTGTGGACCAGCGCTACAAGCCCATGCAAGCGTCGCCCAGCAATCGGCTAATGCCTCTGCTCCTACACGACGATGGCATACCACCGATGCTCAACAGCCTCTCCAGCGACGAGACTCAACAATGGGCTCGCTGGCTCCGCTGCACACTTTGTCTGAAG AACGACCGAAAACAGACGGATGAGGAATCCGCCCTGTGTCAGCTGCAGAATGTCGAGTGTCGTCAAGCCAACGTCacagctgaaaatgaattGACTACATCCGGTTGTCAAG aatcAGACACTTGTAGTCAATGGCAGCGATGCGAGAACGGCCACGAAATCCCGACTCTGTTTGCCGCCCTACCTCCATGCCCGTGCACCTACCCCACAG GCTTAGTGTACAATGATCGAGTGTGGGATCCGCTCAACCGGCATCACTATCGGTGGCGGGAAATCAGTCTTCAGAGCGAGCGCGTCGACATCTATCGGCCGGGAGCCGCTTACTGCATCAGGAGCTTGTCGGTGGTGCCCAAAATGACCCTGTCGTCCCAGCAGTGCTGCTACGACGACCGCAGGAGGCTGCTCACGCGAGGATGGGCCGCCGGGACGCCGGCTCTCGTCTCGCCGGAAGCTTCGGTTCATCTCAGTCGAGTCACCGAGCGACTTCCTTGGCTGGCCTGTAAAGGCGATTTCTCCAG GTACCACTTGCAGAGGCCGCCAGACAACCGGTTGAATTGTTCAGTCAACCCGAGCGATGAGGAATACCAACGCCAAGTGCTGCTGGCCACCAATTATTGa